One stretch of Lysobacter sp. KIS68-7 DNA includes these proteins:
- a CDS encoding LysR substrate-binding domain-containing protein, with translation MKSMDVDAVRAFLLAADLQSFTKAADVLGTTQSAVSLKLRRLEDQLGRRLLERTPRHVRLSVEGLAFLDVARELVSSHDRAAAAFETEQRRLAIGINQQLVGSELPFLLRRMRDHDPSLLIEIRIGGTNELMQAQETGELDAVLVLRPEDRGKRGKVVFAESFSWFAAAGWEPRAGQPLPLATQGESCRIRAEAVRALDRAGIEWREVFVGKGAAILGAAAAAGLAVAVLTRRAAPPGTVDVSALLSLPSIRSQDVMLYSNLSDKRTRDALRVLTLAFQ, from the coding sequence ATGAAGTCGATGGACGTGGATGCCGTCCGCGCGTTCCTGCTGGCGGCCGATTTGCAGAGTTTCACCAAGGCGGCCGACGTACTGGGCACCACCCAGTCCGCGGTCAGCCTCAAGCTGCGGCGCCTGGAAGACCAACTCGGCCGCCGCCTGCTGGAACGCACGCCGCGGCATGTGCGCCTGTCGGTCGAGGGGCTCGCCTTTCTCGACGTCGCCCGCGAGTTGGTGTCGTCCCACGACCGTGCGGCCGCCGCCTTCGAGACCGAACAACGCCGCCTGGCCATCGGCATCAACCAGCAACTGGTCGGCAGCGAACTCCCGTTCCTGTTGCGGCGCATGCGCGATCACGACCCGAGCCTGCTGATCGAGATCCGTATCGGCGGCACCAACGAACTGATGCAAGCCCAGGAAACCGGCGAACTCGACGCCGTGCTGGTGTTGCGCCCCGAGGATCGCGGCAAGCGCGGCAAGGTCGTGTTCGCGGAATCCTTCTCGTGGTTCGCGGCCGCAGGGTGGGAACCGCGCGCCGGCCAGCCCTTGCCGCTGGCGACGCAAGGCGAGTCGTGCCGCATCCGCGCGGAGGCAGTGCGTGCACTCGATCGGGCCGGCATCGAATGGCGCGAAGTGTTCGTCGGCAAGGGCGCCGCGATCCTCGGCGCCGCCGCAGCCGCCGGCCTCGCGGTGGCGGTGCTGACGCGGCGCGCCGCGCCTCCGGGCACGGTCGACGTCAGCGCGTTGCTGTCGCTGCCGTCGATTCGCTCGCAGGACGTGATGCTCTACAGCAACCTCAGCGACAAGCGAACGCGCGATGCGTTGCGCGTGCTTACTCTGGCGTTCCAGTGA
- a CDS encoding lipocalin-like domain-containing protein: protein MKMTGALFAMLAGLAARDAQAPRVFPLQGTWTLVAADKVLPNGETTRDYGEHPKGRLVVDAQGRYSLQIFKSERMRFASDSKADGSVDEFKSAVMGSSTHYGTMTIDERARVLVFSIEGSSFPNWEGTTQQRQYTLEGAELRYKVPPRPDGSIPVSVWHRAD, encoded by the coding sequence ATGAAAATGACCGGCGCACTCTTCGCAATGCTGGCGGGCCTTGCCGCGCGTGACGCGCAGGCGCCTCGCGTCTTCCCACTGCAAGGCACCTGGACGCTGGTCGCCGCGGACAAGGTCCTGCCGAATGGCGAGACCACGCGCGACTACGGCGAGCACCCGAAGGGGAGGCTCGTCGTGGATGCCCAGGGGCGGTATTCGCTGCAGATCTTCAAGTCCGAGCGCATGCGTTTCGCCAGCGACAGCAAGGCCGATGGCAGCGTCGACGAGTTCAAGTCCGCCGTCATGGGCAGCAGTACCCACTACGGCACGATGACGATCGACGAACGGGCTCGGGTGCTCGTGTTCTCGATCGAAGGCTCGTCGTTCCCCAATTGGGAAGGCACGACACAACAGCGCCAGTACACGTTGGAAGGCGCCGAGCTGCGCTACAAGGTGCCGCCCCGGCCGGATGGGAGCATCCCGGTGTCCGTGTGGCACCGAGCGGATTGA
- a CDS encoding polysaccharide biosynthesis/export family protein, protein MSRFLKLAARAATLFVCVGVLAGCASGGHAPSSLPDADPVAASVGRPEYRIGPSDLLAVTVFQVKDLDREVRVNNAGEVTLPLIGNVPAVGRTVHEFETQVAARYQERFLQDPQVTVFVKEFASQRVTVGGSVDKPGIFPITSRMTLLQSIALAGGLDEVASTHNVFVFRTAGGQRVFARFDVAQIEAGAMPDPELSGEDVVVVDTAGGKIALYNLIKLAPFVAVWRSYR, encoded by the coding sequence GTGTCTCGTTTTCTCAAGTTGGCCGCACGCGCGGCCACGCTCTTCGTTTGCGTCGGCGTTCTTGCTGGTTGCGCTTCGGGCGGCCATGCGCCGTCCTCGCTCCCCGATGCCGATCCCGTCGCCGCTTCCGTCGGCCGCCCCGAGTACCGCATCGGTCCCAGCGACCTGCTGGCGGTCACCGTGTTCCAGGTCAAGGACCTGGACCGCGAGGTGCGCGTCAACAACGCCGGCGAGGTCACGCTGCCGCTGATCGGCAACGTGCCCGCCGTGGGCCGCACGGTGCACGAGTTCGAGACGCAGGTCGCCGCGCGCTACCAGGAACGCTTCCTGCAGGATCCGCAGGTCACGGTCTTCGTCAAGGAGTTCGCGAGCCAGCGCGTCACCGTCGGCGGCTCCGTCGACAAGCCCGGCATCTTCCCGATCACCTCGCGCATGACGCTGCTCCAGTCGATCGCGCTGGCCGGTGGCCTCGATGAAGTGGCCAGCACGCACAACGTGTTCGTGTTCCGCACCGCGGGCGGGCAACGCGTGTTCGCACGCTTCGACGTGGCGCAGATCGAAGCCGGCGCGATGCCGGATCCCGAATTGAGTGGCGAGGACGTGGTCGTCGTCGACACAGCGGGCGGCAAGATCGCCCTCTATAACCTGATCAAGCTGGCGCCGTTCGTGGCCGTGTGGCGGTCGTACCGATGA
- a CDS encoding polysaccharide biosynthesis tyrosine autokinase, which yields MSVVKIEAPASVQDDNNDSINLLEYWQVLRDRRWIVLGVTAAITLLALAVTLLMTPIYRAASTLQIERDTMKIMDVEGLTPAESPMDRDFYQTQYELLHSRSLARRVVQDLHLEKAPLFAKTLASVDAELEGKQATPAVLRDARERALVEETLDDVTIEPIRNSRLVRVNFDSADPVLSAKIANAWSDAFIASNLERKFDASSYARKYLEERLAQLKGRLEDSEKALVSFATDEQIVSVGEDKPSLSAQNLSELNAQLAQAQSARIRAEAAWDQARAGDGLGMPQVVQSPLIQKLRESRSLLAAQYQEQARTFKADYPDMKRLAGQIAETDQQIATEVGHIREAVRSEFEAARAQESLLEGRLTGLKNDVLDLQGRSIRYNILRREAETNRQLYDGLLQRYKEIGVVGNVGANNVSVIDRADVPEKKHSPRLVLNLAVGLLLGLFAGVLAAFLLEHLDRRVHAPKELEDEAGVPVLGAIPRLAPNETVVAASADTRSPFSESYRSVRTALQFSTEHGLPRNLLITSAGPSEGKSTTALELARNIAQAGKRVVLVDADLRKPSIHRTTGLANAKGLSNVLSGSAQAADVLQRSLDGAFDIMTSGPLPPNPPELLAGDGMSTLLAELQARFDVIVIDGPPVLGLADAPLLANVAEATILVAAAEQTRRDSIRHAIRRLRASHAHVLGALLTRFDLQRKGDDYGYGAYTYYSYGKKAA from the coding sequence ATGAGCGTCGTGAAGATCGAGGCCCCTGCCAGCGTGCAGGACGACAACAACGACAGCATCAACCTGCTGGAGTACTGGCAGGTCCTGCGCGACCGCCGCTGGATCGTGCTGGGCGTGACCGCGGCGATCACGCTGCTCGCGCTGGCCGTCACCTTGCTGATGACGCCGATCTATCGCGCGGCCTCGACGCTGCAGATCGAGCGCGACACCATGAAGATCATGGACGTCGAAGGCCTGACGCCCGCCGAGTCGCCGATGGACCGCGACTTCTACCAGACGCAGTACGAATTGCTGCACAGCCGCTCGCTCGCGCGCCGCGTGGTGCAGGACCTGCACCTGGAGAAGGCGCCGCTGTTCGCGAAGACGCTGGCGTCGGTCGACGCCGAGCTGGAAGGCAAGCAGGCTACGCCCGCCGTGTTGCGCGATGCGCGTGAACGCGCGCTGGTGGAAGAGACGCTGGACGATGTGACCATCGAGCCCATCCGCAATTCGCGCCTGGTCCGCGTCAACTTCGATTCGGCCGACCCGGTGCTGTCCGCGAAGATCGCCAATGCGTGGTCGGATGCCTTCATCGCGAGCAACCTGGAACGCAAGTTCGACGCCTCCTCGTATGCGCGCAAGTATCTCGAAGAGCGCCTGGCGCAGCTGAAGGGCCGCCTCGAGGATTCGGAAAAGGCGCTCGTCTCCTTCGCCACCGACGAACAGATCGTCTCGGTGGGCGAGGACAAGCCTTCGCTCAGCGCGCAGAACCTCAGCGAACTCAACGCGCAGCTCGCGCAGGCCCAGTCCGCGCGCATCCGTGCGGAAGCCGCGTGGGACCAGGCGCGCGCCGGCGATGGCCTCGGCATGCCGCAGGTCGTGCAGAGCCCGCTGATCCAGAAGCTGCGCGAATCGCGCTCGCTGCTGGCCGCGCAGTACCAGGAACAAGCGCGCACCTTCAAGGCCGACTACCCCGACATGAAGCGCCTGGCGGGGCAGATCGCGGAAACCGACCAGCAGATCGCCACTGAAGTCGGCCACATCCGCGAAGCCGTGCGTTCGGAATTCGAAGCCGCGCGCGCGCAGGAATCGCTGCTGGAAGGCCGCCTGACGGGCCTGAAGAACGACGTGCTCGACCTGCAGGGCCGCAGCATCCGCTACAACATCCTGCGCCGCGAAGCGGAAACCAACCGCCAGCTCTACGACGGCCTGCTGCAGCGCTACAAGGAGATCGGCGTCGTCGGCAACGTCGGCGCGAACAACGTGTCGGTCATCGACCGCGCGGACGTGCCGGAAAAGAAGCATTCCCCGCGCCTGGTGCTCAACCTCGCGGTCGGCCTGCTGCTCGGCCTGTTCGCCGGCGTGCTCGCCGCCTTCCTGCTGGAGCACCTGGATCGCCGCGTGCACGCGCCGAAGGAACTGGAAGACGAAGCCGGCGTGCCGGTGCTCGGTGCGATCCCGCGCCTGGCGCCGAACGAAACCGTCGTCGCCGCCTCGGCCGATACGCGCTCGCCGTTCTCCGAAAGCTATCGTTCGGTGCGCACGGCGCTGCAGTTCTCCACCGAACATGGCCTGCCGCGCAACCTGCTGATCACCAGCGCGGGCCCGTCGGAAGGCAAGTCGACCACGGCGCTCGAACTGGCGCGCAACATCGCGCAGGCCGGCAAGCGCGTGGTGCTGGTGGATGCGGACCTGCGCAAGCCGTCGATCCATCGCACGACGGGCCTGGCGAATGCCAAGGGCTTGTCGAACGTGCTGTCGGGTTCGGCGCAGGCCGCGGACGTGTTGCAGCGTTCGCTGGATGGCGCCTTCGACATCATGACCTCCGGTCCGCTGCCGCCGAACCCGCCGGAACTGCTGGCGGGCGACGGCATGTCGACGCTGCTGGCCGAATTGCAGGCGCGCTTCGACGTGATCGTGATCGACGGTCCGCCGGTGCTCGGCCTGGCCGATGCGCCGCTGCTGGCCAACGTGGCGGAAGCGACGATCCTGGTCGCCGCTGCCGAACAGACGCGCCGCGATTCCATCCGCCATGCGATCCGTCGCCTGCGCGCATCGCATGCCCACGTGCTGGGCGCGCTGCTCACGCGCTTCGACCTGCAGCGCAAGGGCGATGACTACGGCTACGGCGCCTACACCTACTACAGCTACGGCAAGAAGGCGGCGTGA